A region from the Drosophila bipectinata strain 14024-0381.07 chromosome 3R, DbipHiC1v2, whole genome shotgun sequence genome encodes:
- the Mst57Da gene encoding accessory gland-specific peptide 57Da, with product MKYLSAFVTLLLALAVASGQNDNTNTNKIVVGKPADAPAAAAPAPAPASK from the coding sequence ATGAAGTACCTATCAGCCTTTGTTACCCTGCTCCTGGCTCTGGCCGTGGCTAGTGGACAAAACGATAATACTAATACTAACAAGATTGTAGTTGGCAAGCCAGCAGacgctcctgctgctgctgctcctgctcctgctcctgcgtcaaagtaa